A window of Actinomadura viridis genomic DNA:
TCCAGCGTGATCTTCTGCTCGTCGCGCAGGGCCCGGCCCGCCTCGTCGAGCCGGGCCTTGGCCGCGCTGACCCGCGCCGCGTGCGTCTCGTCCGCCTTCCCGGCCGACTCCTGGGCGCGCCGCTGCATCCCGCCGGCGACGATCTTCGGCAGCCCGGCGTTCTTGAGGTTGCGCTTGGCGTTGGAGGACCGGCGCGCGGCCCGTTCCCGGGCCTGCTGCATCTCCCGCTTCTCCCGCTTGACCTCCTGCTCGGCGCTGCGGACGTTCTTCTCGGCGGCCTCCTGCTCGGTGCGCACGACCTCTTCGTAATGGGTGAAATTGCCCCCGTACGAGCGGACCTGGTCGCGGTCGAGTTCGGCGATGCGGTCCATCCGGTCGAGCAGCGCCCGGTCGTGGCTGACCAGCAGCAGGCACCCGTTCCACTCCTCCAGCACGCCGTAGAGCTTGTGGCGCGCGTCGAGGTCCAGGTTGTTGGTCGGCTCGTCGAGCAGCAGGACGTCGGGCCGCTTCAGCAACTGGGCCGCCAGCCCGAGGGAGACGATCTGCCCGCCGCTGAGCGTGCGCAGGCTCCGGTCCAGGGAGAGGGCGCCGAGGCCGAGCCGGTCCAGCTGGGCACGGGTGCGTTCCTCGATGTCCCAGTCGTTGCCGATCGTGGTGAAGTGCTCCTCGCTCGCGTCCCCGGACTCGATGGCGTCCAGCGCCTTGATCACCGGGGCGATCCCCAGGACCTCCGCCACGGTCAGGTCGCCGGTGAGCGGGAGGGTCTGCGGGAGGTAGCCGAGCATCCCCTCGACGGACACGGTGCCGCCGCCGGGACGGAGCTCACCGGCGATCAGCTTGAGCAGGGTGCTCTTGCCGGCGCCGTTCGGCGCGACCAGGCCGGTGCGGCCGGCGCCCACGGTCAGGGAGAGGTCCTGGAACACGGGGGTGCCGTCCGGCCAGGAGAAGGACAGGTGCGAGCAGACGATGAACGCGTCGGACATGGGAAGTGACCTCACGGGTGACGCGGGCGCGCCGGAGCCGCCCGGCAGGGAACAGGGATTCGTGGAACGACGAACGGGCCCTGGCGCCGGCGCTCCTCAGCGCCCGCCGGGCCGATCACTGCCGGGTATCACCCGGAGATGTCGTCGTCACCCGCCACGTTCGGCTCCCTCGTTCAGGATCACTCGCCGTCCACCATAGCAAGAGCCGGAACGCAGCCGGCCGGGCGTTTCATTCCGCCGCGCCCGGCGACGCCCGCCGGGCACGGCGACGCCCGCCGGGCACGGGGATGCCCGCCGGGCCGAAGGCGCCCGCCCCTCCGTGCCTTGCCCTCCGAGCCTTGCCTTTTTGTGCTGTCCCGTGCCGTTCCGTCAGGACGGCCGGAGGACACCGGCCTTCCACAGGAGGCGGACATGTTCGATCAGGGGCGGCCCGATGGCGCGCAGCGCGTCCCGGTCGTTCTCGGCCACCGGCACCGTCACCATCGCGCTGGTCGCCGCCACGATCACCCGGCAGGCGAACCGGCCCGCCTCGTCCCCGGTCCCCAGCAGATCGGCGAGCGCGTCGCTGATGACCTCCTGCAACCGGCTCCGCCGCTGGATCGCCTCGGGCCCGGCCGCGTACACCTCCACCAGGAACAACCGCGCGTACGGCAGCTCGTCCGCCAGCGCCCCCAGGTAGGCCAGGATCGCCCGCTCGCACAGCTCCAGCCGATCTTCCGCCGTCGGCGGCGGCCCGGCGGGCACCCCGCCCGCCCCGTCGCCGATCGCCTCGCTCAGCCGTTGCA
This region includes:
- a CDS encoding TetR/AcrR family transcriptional regulator; protein product: MPESLPRRLPRGRHALAREEVERIQRSRLCLAMAEVMAEKGYVGTSVEDVLKRAGVSRQSFYTLFSSKIDCFMAAFACAGELLLQRLSEAIGDGAGGVPAGPPPTAEDRLELCERAILAYLGALADELPYARLFLVEVYAAGPEAIQRRSRLQEVISDALADLLGTGDEAGRFACRVIVAATSAMVTVPVAENDRDALRAIGPPLIEHVRLLWKAGVLRPS
- the abc-f gene encoding ribosomal protection-like ABC-F family protein codes for the protein MSDAFIVCSHLSFSWPDGTPVFQDLSLTVGAGRTGLVAPNGAGKSTLLKLIAGELRPGGGTVSVEGMLGYLPQTLPLTGDLTVAEVLGIAPVIKALDAIESGDASEEHFTTIGNDWDIEERTRAQLDRLGLGALSLDRSLRTLSGGQIVSLGLAAQLLKRPDVLLLDEPTNNLDLDARHKLYGVLEEWNGCLLLVSHDRALLDRMDRIAELDRDQVRSYGGNFTHYEEVVRTEQEAAEKNVRSAEQEVKREKREMQQARERAARRSSNAKRNLKNAGLPKIVAGGMQRRAQESAGKADETHAARVSAAKARLDEAGRALRDEQKITLELPGTNVPAGRTVFLGERLQVRHGDLDLFAGDGIDLEIRGPERIALSGPNGAGKSTLLRLISGDLVPEGGRTRRADGRVAYLSQRLDLLDLDRTVAENFAAFAPGMPEAQRMNLLARFLFRGSRTQLPAGVLSGGERLRATLACVLCAEPAPQLLLLDEPTNNLDLVSVGQLESALNAYEGAFVVVSHDERFLAEINVDRRLRLADGRLLEADAPDGA